In Nocardioides sp. JQ2195, a genomic segment contains:
- a CDS encoding Ppx/GppA phosphatase family protein: MTNTGVEPTKTVAAIDCGTNTIKLMIARLPDVLVRETRMVRLGQDVDRTGRLADEALARTFAAVDEYAALIREHDVEQIRFCATSASRDASNAEVFVAGVRERLGIEPEVVAGHEEAGLAFDGAVRNLRDEPNKPVLVVDIGGGSTELILGSTSPEAAHSMDIGSVRMHERHLHSDPPTPDEIAAATRDIDAHLDECPVPAGDAATVVGVAGTILTVAAGVLDLPAYDRDRIDQSVLSREAVHTMTERLLAMTVEERLALPYMEPGRADVIGAGALILDRVLRRTAVDELVASEADILDGIAWSMA, translated from the coding sequence GTGACCAACACCGGCGTGGAGCCCACGAAGACGGTGGCCGCGATCGACTGCGGCACCAACACCATCAAGCTGATGATCGCGCGGCTGCCTGACGTGCTGGTGCGCGAGACCCGGATGGTGCGGCTCGGCCAGGACGTCGACCGCACGGGGCGTCTGGCCGACGAGGCCCTCGCGCGCACCTTCGCCGCCGTCGACGAGTACGCCGCGCTGATCCGCGAGCACGACGTGGAGCAGATCCGCTTCTGCGCGACGTCCGCGAGCCGGGACGCGTCGAACGCCGAGGTCTTCGTGGCCGGCGTCCGCGAGCGACTGGGCATCGAGCCCGAGGTGGTCGCCGGGCACGAGGAGGCGGGGCTGGCCTTCGACGGCGCGGTCCGCAACCTGCGTGACGAGCCGAACAAACCCGTCCTGGTCGTCGACATCGGCGGCGGCTCGACCGAGCTGATCCTGGGCTCCACGAGCCCGGAGGCCGCACACAGCATGGACATCGGCTCCGTCCGCATGCACGAGCGCCACCTGCACTCCGACCCACCGACGCCCGACGAGATCGCTGCGGCCACCCGCGACATCGACGCCCACCTCGACGAGTGCCCGGTGCCTGCAGGCGATGCCGCCACGGTCGTCGGGGTCGCGGGCACGATCCTCACCGTCGCGGCCGGGGTGCTCGACCTGCCGGCCTACGACCGGGACCGGATCGACCAGTCCGTGCTGTCGCGAGAGGCGGTGCACACGATGACCGAGCGGCTCCTGGCGATGACCGTCGAGGAGCGGCTGGCGCTGCCCTACATGGAACCGGGGCGTGCGGACGTCATCGGTGCCGGGGCGCTGATCCTCGACCGGGTGCTGCGGCGAACGGCCGTCGACGAGCTGGTCGCCTCCGAGGCGGACATCCTCGACGGCATCGCCTGGTCGATGGCCTGA
- a CDS encoding uracil-DNA glycosylase → MAELLPHPLTGQPFPSPVPPGTGWPDDPAVGGTPVALDAHDVRRLAGEVDLAELDARVSVCGACPRLVTWREDVARDKRASFAGQPYWGRPIAGWGDPEPGVLVVGLAPAANGGNRTGRIFTGDRSGDWLFAALHRVGLANQPTSEHAGDGLQLINTRMVATVRCAPPQNRPTTEERDTCSPWIEREIALVAPSVRVVVALGSYGWDAALRSFRAAGFAVPRPKPKFGHGAEAVIGDGVTLLGCFHPSQQNTFTGKLTEEMTDAVLGRAAVLAGSA, encoded by the coding sequence ATGGCCGAGCTGCTGCCGCACCCGCTGACCGGGCAACCGTTCCCCTCGCCCGTGCCTCCGGGCACCGGCTGGCCGGACGACCCGGCAGTGGGCGGCACCCCGGTGGCGCTCGACGCGCACGACGTACGACGTCTCGCCGGCGAGGTCGACCTGGCCGAGCTGGATGCCCGGGTCTCGGTGTGCGGTGCCTGCCCCCGCCTGGTCACCTGGCGCGAGGACGTGGCTCGCGACAAGCGGGCCAGCTTCGCCGGCCAGCCCTACTGGGGCCGGCCGATCGCCGGTTGGGGCGACCCGGAGCCCGGCGTCCTGGTCGTTGGGCTGGCACCGGCGGCCAACGGCGGCAACCGCACCGGCCGCATCTTCACCGGCGACCGGTCAGGTGACTGGCTCTTCGCCGCCCTGCACCGGGTCGGCCTCGCCAACCAGCCGACCTCCGAGCATGCCGGCGACGGGCTGCAGCTGATCAACACGAGGATGGTCGCCACCGTGCGTTGCGCGCCACCGCAGAACCGGCCGACCACCGAGGAGCGCGACACCTGCTCGCCGTGGATCGAGCGCGAGATCGCGCTGGTCGCCCCGTCGGTCCGCGTCGTGGTCGCCCTGGGCAGCTATGGCTGGGACGCGGCGCTGCGCTCGTTCCGAGCGGCCGGCTTCGCCGTCCCCAGGCCCAAGCCGAAGTTCGGCCACGGCGCCGAGGCCGTGATCGGCGACGGGGTGACCCTGCTGGGTTGCTTCCACCCCAGCCAGCAGAACACCTTCACCGGCAAGCTGACCGAGGAGATGACCGACGCGGTCCTGGGCCGCGCGGCGGTGCTGGCCGGTTCCGCCTGA
- the eno gene encoding phosphopyruvate hydratase: protein MASIAAVGAREILDSRGNPTVEVEVQLDDGTFARAAVPSGASTGAFEAVELRDGGDRYLGKGVENAVIGVLDKIGPAIEGLEADDQRLIDQTMFDLDGTPNKANLGANAILGVSLAVARAAADSAGLPLYRYVGGPNAHLLPVPMMNILNGGAHADSNVDVQEFMIAPIGAPTFKEALRSGAEVYHALKSVLKKKGLSTGLGDEGGFAPNLESNRAALDLIAEAVEASGQKLGTDIALALDVAASEFFNDGAYTFEGVSKSAAEMTAYYADLVASYPIVSIEDPLDEEDWDGWKTITDQLGAKTQLVGDDLFVTNVERLQRGIDGGQGNAMLVKVNQIGSLTETLDAVELAHRSGFRNMMSHRSGETEDTTIADLAVATNCGQIKTGAPARSDRVAKYNQLLRIEDELADAARYAGAAAFPRYSRG, encoded by the coding sequence GTGGCTTCCATTGCTGCAGTCGGCGCGCGCGAGATCCTTGACTCGCGCGGCAACCCCACGGTTGAGGTCGAGGTCCAACTCGACGACGGCACCTTCGCCCGCGCCGCGGTGCCCAGCGGTGCCTCCACAGGGGCCTTCGAGGCCGTGGAGCTGCGCGACGGCGGCGACCGCTACCTCGGCAAGGGCGTGGAGAACGCCGTCATCGGTGTGCTCGACAAGATCGGGCCGGCCATCGAGGGTCTCGAGGCCGACGACCAGCGCCTGATCGACCAGACCATGTTCGACCTCGACGGCACCCCCAACAAGGCGAACCTCGGCGCCAACGCGATCCTCGGCGTCTCGCTGGCCGTGGCCCGCGCCGCCGCCGACTCCGCCGGCCTGCCGCTCTACCGCTACGTCGGTGGCCCCAACGCCCACCTGCTACCGGTGCCGATGATGAACATCCTCAACGGTGGCGCCCACGCCGACTCCAACGTCGACGTCCAGGAGTTCATGATCGCCCCGATCGGCGCGCCCACCTTCAAGGAGGCGCTGCGCTCCGGCGCGGAGGTCTACCACGCCCTCAAGTCCGTGCTGAAGAAGAAGGGCCTGTCCACCGGCCTCGGTGACGAGGGTGGCTTCGCGCCCAACCTCGAGTCCAACCGCGCCGCGCTCGACCTGATCGCCGAGGCGGTCGAGGCCTCGGGCCAGAAGCTCGGCACCGACATCGCGCTGGCGCTCGACGTGGCCGCCTCCGAGTTCTTCAACGACGGCGCCTACACCTTCGAGGGTGTCTCCAAGTCCGCCGCCGAGATGACCGCCTACTACGCCGACCTCGTCGCGAGCTACCCCATCGTCTCGATCGAGGACCCGCTCGACGAGGAGGACTGGGACGGCTGGAAGACCATCACCGACCAGCTCGGCGCGAAGACCCAGCTGGTCGGCGACGACCTGTTCGTCACCAACGTCGAGCGGCTCCAGCGCGGCATCGACGGCGGCCAGGGCAACGCGATGCTGGTCAAGGTCAACCAGATCGGGTCGCTCACCGAGACCCTCGACGCGGTCGAGCTCGCCCACCGCTCCGGCTTCCGCAACATGATGAGCCACCGCTCCGGCGAGACCGAGGACACCACGATCGCCGACCTCGCCGTGGCCACCAACTGCGGCCAGATCAAGACCGGTGCCCCGGCCCGCTCCGACCGCGTCGCCAAGTACAACCAGCTCCTGCGCATCGAGGACGAGCTCGCCGACGCCGCCCGCTACGCCGGTGCGGCGGCGTTCCCGCGCTACTCCCGGGGCTGA
- a CDS encoding DUF501 domain-containing protein, with the protein MTEPSDTAAIAAQLGREPRSIHEIGHRCPCGNPDVATTEPRLDNGTPFPTTYYLTCPRAASRIGTLENSGLMRDMERRLAEDPELAAQYAAAHEAYLAARAEIGAASGHDVPEIEGISAGGMPTRVKCLHVMAGQSLAQGPGVNPFGDEVLELLGEWWKLGPCVIESGPAPD; encoded by the coding sequence ATGACTGAGCCTTCTGACACCGCCGCCATCGCCGCCCAGCTGGGACGCGAGCCCCGCTCGATCCACGAGATCGGTCACCGGTGCCCCTGCGGGAACCCCGACGTCGCGACCACCGAGCCGCGGCTCGACAACGGGACGCCGTTCCCCACGACCTACTACCTGACCTGTCCCCGGGCGGCCTCGAGGATCGGCACCCTGGAGAACTCCGGCCTGATGCGCGACATGGAGCGCCGCCTCGCCGAGGACCCCGAGCTCGCTGCGCAGTACGCCGCCGCACACGAGGCCTACCTCGCCGCACGTGCCGAGATCGGCGCGGCCAGCGGGCACGACGTTCCCGAGATCGAGGGCATCTCGGCCGGCGGCATGCCGACGCGGGTCAAGTGCCTGCACGTGATGGCCGGCCAGTCGCTGGCCCAGGGGCCGGGGGTGAACCCCTTCGGCGACGAGGTGCTCGAGCTGCTCGGCGAGTGGTGGAAGTTGGGTCCGTGCGTCATCGAGTCGGGCCCCGCGCCCGACTGA
- a CDS encoding ACT domain-containing protein: MTLHAITVLGHDRPGIIAEATGILGDLGLNLEDSSMTLLRGHFAMTLISDGDADTDAVEAALAPLTAAGDLTVSVRELPQQQATFTQGSSWVLSVHGGDRPGIVSSVVGRVAAVGGNVTDLTTRLAGDLYVLVAELDLPVDVDAEVLREDLRGVAAELGVGVSLHEVEADEL; this comes from the coding sequence GTGACTCTCCACGCCATCACCGTCCTCGGCCACGACCGCCCCGGCATCATCGCCGAAGCCACCGGGATCCTCGGTGACCTCGGGCTGAACCTCGAGGACTCCTCGATGACCCTGCTCCGCGGCCACTTCGCGATGACCCTGATCAGTGACGGCGACGCCGACACCGACGCGGTGGAGGCCGCCCTGGCGCCGCTGACCGCAGCCGGTGACCTCACCGTCTCCGTGCGCGAGCTGCCCCAGCAGCAGGCCACCTTCACCCAGGGCAGCTCCTGGGTGCTCAGCGTGCACGGCGGAGACCGTCCCGGCATCGTCTCGTCGGTCGTGGGTCGCGTTGCCGCGGTGGGTGGCAACGTCACCGACCTGACCACGCGGCTGGCAGGGGACCTCTATGTGCTGGTCGCCGAGCTCGACCTGCCGGTGGATGTCGACGCCGAGGTGCTGCGCGAGGACCTCAGGGGAGTGGCCGCCGAGCTCGGCGTGGGCGTGAGCCTGCACGAGGTCGAGGCAGATGAGCTGTGA
- a CDS encoding TadE/TadG family type IV pilus assembly protein has product MSGWIKRARSRDERGAAAVEFALISIILLTLLIGIIQASIFFWSYQTGANAAREGARQYAVDPCDKTGLANDQKVKDFVGGAASGTVTVGHTFSGSNPPVTGDEVTVTVSYDAPSIGGLLPDFPAVVKTASARVEDVQDCTP; this is encoded by the coding sequence ATGAGTGGGTGGATCAAGCGAGCACGTTCGCGTGACGAACGCGGTGCCGCAGCGGTCGAGTTCGCATTGATCTCGATCATCCTGCTGACGCTGCTCATCGGCATCATCCAGGCATCGATCTTCTTCTGGTCCTACCAGACCGGGGCGAATGCGGCCCGCGAGGGAGCCAGGCAGTACGCCGTGGATCCCTGCGACAAGACGGGGTTGGCCAACGACCAGAAGGTCAAGGACTTCGTGGGTGGCGCCGCCTCTGGCACCGTCACCGTCGGACACACCTTCAGCGGCTCGAATCCTCCGGTCACCGGCGACGAGGTGACGGTCACCGTCTCCTATGATGCTCCGTCCATCGGCGGTCTGCTGCCGGACTTCCCGGCGGTCGTGAAGACCGCATCAGCGCGGGTCGAAGACGTTCAGGACTGCACGCCATGA
- the def gene encoding peptide deformylase encodes MQPDAVPDGVNARVADWSEAELGVEGNLLAVVTAPAPVLSTVGATVDPCAPEIVQLAADLVATMRVSPGCVGLAAPQVGESVKVFCVDVSEHPKTRDHHGTFVLCNGEVVESSRNEKAREGCMSVPDLTGDVKRATRVVVRGQLPGTGETVTLRANAFEARALQHEIDHCDGLLFLDRAAGAHAIHARKTYL; translated from the coding sequence GTGCAGCCTGACGCAGTGCCCGACGGCGTCAACGCACGGGTCGCCGACTGGAGCGAGGCCGAGCTCGGTGTCGAGGGCAACCTGCTCGCGGTGGTGACCGCGCCGGCACCGGTGCTGTCCACCGTCGGCGCGACCGTCGACCCCTGCGCCCCCGAGATCGTGCAGCTGGCTGCCGACCTGGTGGCCACGATGCGGGTCTCGCCCGGCTGTGTCGGGCTGGCTGCCCCGCAGGTGGGGGAGTCGGTGAAGGTGTTCTGCGTCGACGTCTCCGAGCACCCGAAGACCCGTGACCACCACGGCACCTTCGTGTTGTGCAACGGCGAGGTCGTCGAGTCCTCGCGCAACGAGAAGGCCCGCGAGGGCTGCATGAGCGTCCCCGACCTGACCGGTGACGTGAAGCGGGCGACGCGTGTCGTCGTCCGCGGTCAGCTGCCGGGGACCGGCGAGACCGTGACCCTGCGGGCGAATGCCTTCGAGGCCCGCGCGCTGCAGCACGAGATCGACCACTGCGACGGCTTGCTGTTCCTCGACCGGGCCGCCGGCGCGCACGCGATCCACGCGCGCAAGACCTACCTATAG
- a CDS encoding Bax inhibitor-1/YccA family protein has protein sequence MKSNNPVFNRSPEFNGQANAYGNQTYAGNGQAHSGYGQQPTMTDPSQWSVAQGGQPGYAQPGQVDQGRMTIDSVVQKTGISLGVVIITALATWILTPDITTGADLGPLMAAMTIGSLGAFALSMVNSFKRVISPALVLAFCALEGVALGAISKFFDAQFGDGVVSGAVIGTFGAFAGTLAAYKFFNIQVGAKFKMFVMAAVFGMIGLSLMELVLGMFGAQIGLFGVSGLGMVTAFAGLILGVFMLVMDFDFVENGVRAGIPERESWRAAFAMTVSLVWIYTNLLRILAFFSQD, from the coding sequence ATGAAGAGCAACAACCCGGTTTTCAACCGATCGCCTGAGTTCAACGGCCAGGCGAATGCCTACGGCAACCAGACCTATGCCGGCAACGGCCAGGCCCACAGCGGCTACGGCCAGCAGCCCACGATGACCGACCCGTCCCAGTGGAGCGTTGCCCAGGGCGGTCAGCCCGGCTATGCCCAGCCCGGCCAGGTCGACCAGGGTCGGATGACGATCGACTCGGTCGTCCAGAAGACCGGGATCTCGCTCGGCGTGGTGATCATCACCGCCCTGGCCACCTGGATCCTGACCCCCGACATCACCACCGGCGCCGACCTCGGCCCGCTGATGGCTGCGATGACGATCGGCTCCCTCGGTGCCTTCGCGCTCTCGATGGTCAACTCCTTCAAGCGCGTGATCAGCCCGGCGCTGGTGCTCGCGTTCTGTGCCCTCGAGGGTGTTGCGCTCGGTGCCATCAGCAAGTTCTTCGACGCCCAGTTCGGTGACGGCGTGGTCAGCGGCGCGGTGATCGGCACCTTCGGTGCCTTCGCCGGCACGCTCGCCGCCTACAAGTTCTTCAACATCCAGGTCGGCGCCAAGTTCAAGATGTTCGTGATGGCCGCCGTGTTCGGCATGATCGGCCTCTCGCTCATGGAGCTCGTGCTGGGCATGTTCGGCGCCCAGATCGGCCTCTTCGGCGTCAGCGGCCTCGGCATGGTCACCGCCTTCGCGGGCCTGATCCTCGGTGTGTTCATGCTGGTGATGGACTTCGACTTCGTCGAGAACGGCGTCCGCGCCGGCATCCCGGAGCGTGAGTCGTGGCGCGCGGCCTTCGCGATGACCGTGAGCCTGGTCTGGATCTACACCAACCTGCTCCGCATCCTGGCGTTCTTCAGCCAGGACTGA
- a CDS encoding Ig-like domain-containing protein, whose amino-acid sequence MWAPRFVSPFLGILIAVAGLAVGASPAQAATPALVDDVGTVAAGDTITLDLTANDAGLDDEPIDFQLIDGSYEFGDPSLDPSTGELTYTAFNVGGEDQYTYQATDVDGETSEATVTITVTPPRAIVSAGPLTNVSVDEDLNCAVNHVADSSGEFFGDTACGTFLVVDGEMFSPAVIPAGTPGTPWTPVEQTALTGNGSAGDPFRYSTTVAAGTTGVTITQTDSYVVGQESYRTSIRVDNDGPARDVRLYRAADCYLADSDNGLGAVDTTTGAVSCTSPTSDRIEQFLPLSPGSRYYEAGYGEVWSAISAMEQFPNTCRCDEEIDNGAGLSWDISLTAGGSATRNSLITFSPVGAVPLTTEKTVDDSEVGPGDEVTYTITVRNPGDAAATLEDIRDDLPDGFAYVDGSTDGATTDDPTTTGDELVWSTPTTVPAGGDVSLTFSATAADTEGDYFNNATATATDLFVNPTGDTAQVTVEQVVAAVEPVTNLQAAGAGAGSVVLTWLNPDQLDGIVVRWSTDDFPQSPTDGTGVPVTGTPETVTIDGLDDGATVFFSVFATLGEGVSEPAFTELSPFACPDLTPALDATGGLITGQEWVACSSPTAHDPANSLDTVLPRTGATQALMTSGDREVATPPDDGSGEGPDNGTGSRGAFDVSIYRIDLQVPAGANCLQFDYVFASEEYPEYVGQSFNDGFLAQLDQNEWVVDENSSISATGNFAKMADGDFISVNSAVFADPAKVFLPAVNGTGYDGMSVPLTASTPITPGAHAIYLSIFDAGDGVLDSAAFVDHLRTTDLNCQAGSNQPPVAIDDTANTVGTAPVTVNVLANDTDGEGQALTVSDHTAPAHGTVTCTATDCTYTAEAGFTGTDTFTYTVNDGHGGVDTATVTVTVASGNAPPDAVADTATTHTTDPVTINVLANDTDPEGDDLVVTSATPTAAHGTVSCTATACTYTATGKFTGTDSFTYAISDGNGGTDSATVTVTVENRPPVAVDDTAETVGTTPVTVAVRANDSDPDGHALTVTDHTAAAHGTVSCTASSCTYTAESGFTGTDSFTYTVGDGHGGSDTATVTVTVEEPPAVSELGISISRTLVTWPGQVTVTGTAKNSAGDVVAGVELELWQTVGGVSTKVDTVTTGADGTASSTQRPEARTSYMWKTVSPALASAAKTVKVRPALTMRVSETKLAVHAPLVVEGDSSPSRVGTPVRLQRLKGHRWITVKSTTIDEATNTLEPTGHYRFRLSSTKSGAFKFRVMIPADAGREASTSVVRKVKFHKAKVTSVSRGRNQVVKIKNTGEVAINLRGWELVNKHGTTIELSSKKVTPGHTAKIKTHRSIFSRNDKVKLVDPNGFVVHTFRM is encoded by the coding sequence ATGTGGGCACCGCGCTTCGTCTCACCATTCCTCGGGATCCTGATCGCAGTCGCCGGCCTCGCGGTCGGGGCGTCGCCGGCACAGGCCGCGACACCTGCCCTCGTCGATGACGTGGGCACGGTCGCGGCAGGCGACACGATCACTCTCGACCTGACCGCGAACGACGCGGGCCTCGACGACGAGCCGATCGACTTCCAGCTCATCGACGGCAGCTACGAGTTCGGTGACCCGTCCCTGGATCCGAGCACGGGGGAGCTCACCTACACGGCCTTCAACGTCGGCGGGGAGGACCAGTACACCTACCAGGCCACCGACGTCGACGGCGAGACCAGCGAGGCGACCGTGACGATCACGGTCACGCCGCCGCGGGCGATCGTCAGTGCCGGGCCGTTGACCAACGTCAGCGTCGACGAGGACCTCAACTGCGCGGTCAACCACGTGGCCGACTCCTCCGGGGAGTTCTTCGGCGACACCGCCTGCGGCACCTTCCTGGTGGTCGACGGGGAGATGTTCTCGCCGGCCGTGATCCCGGCCGGGACACCCGGCACGCCGTGGACCCCGGTCGAGCAGACGGCGTTGACCGGCAACGGCAGTGCGGGTGACCCGTTCCGCTACTCCACCACGGTCGCCGCCGGCACCACCGGGGTGACGATCACCCAGACCGACTCCTACGTGGTGGGGCAGGAGTCCTACCGCACCAGCATCCGGGTCGACAACGACGGCCCGGCTCGCGACGTACGCCTCTATCGGGCCGCGGACTGCTATCTCGCCGACTCCGACAACGGCCTGGGTGCCGTCGACACGACCACCGGGGCGGTCTCCTGCACCAGCCCGACCTCCGACCGGATCGAGCAGTTCCTGCCGCTCTCGCCCGGCTCGCGCTACTACGAGGCGGGGTACGGCGAGGTGTGGTCGGCGATCTCCGCCATGGAGCAGTTCCCCAACACCTGCCGCTGCGACGAGGAGATCGACAACGGCGCCGGCCTCTCCTGGGACATCTCCCTGACCGCGGGCGGCTCGGCCACCCGCAACAGCCTGATCACCTTCTCCCCGGTCGGCGCGGTCCCGCTGACGACGGAGAAGACCGTCGACGACTCCGAGGTCGGCCCCGGTGACGAGGTGACCTACACGATCACCGTGCGCAACCCCGGCGACGCGGCTGCCACCCTCGAGGACATCCGTGATGACCTGCCCGACGGCTTTGCGTACGTCGACGGCAGCACGGACGGTGCCACCACCGACGACCCGACGACGACCGGTGACGAGCTGGTCTGGTCGACCCCGACCACGGTCCCCGCCGGTGGCGACGTCTCCCTGACGTTCAGCGCGACCGCTGCCGACACGGAGGGCGACTACTTCAACAACGCCACCGCGACGGCCACCGACCTCTTCGTCAACCCGACCGGCGACACCGCGCAGGTCACGGTCGAGCAGGTGGTCGCGGCGGTGGAGCCGGTGACGAACCTGCAGGCGGCCGGTGCCGGCGCGGGCTCGGTGGTGCTGACCTGGCTGAACCCGGACCAGCTCGACGGGATCGTCGTGCGCTGGTCCACCGACGACTTCCCGCAGTCGCCCACCGACGGCACCGGGGTGCCGGTCACCGGAACCCCCGAGACCGTCACCATCGACGGGCTCGACGACGGCGCGACCGTCTTCTTCTCGGTCTTCGCCACCCTGGGGGAGGGCGTGTCCGAGCCCGCCTTCACCGAGCTCAGCCCCTTCGCGTGTCCTGACCTGACCCCGGCGCTCGACGCGACCGGTGGCCTGATCACCGGGCAGGAGTGGGTGGCCTGCAGCTCGCCGACCGCGCACGACCCGGCGAACTCCCTCGACACCGTGCTGCCACGCACCGGAGCGACGCAGGCGCTGATGACCAGCGGTGACCGCGAGGTGGCGACCCCACCGGACGACGGATCCGGTGAGGGCCCCGACAACGGCACCGGTTCCCGGGGTGCCTTCGACGTGTCGATCTATCGCATCGACCTGCAGGTGCCGGCCGGTGCCAACTGCCTGCAGTTCGACTACGTCTTCGCGTCCGAGGAATACCCCGAGTACGTCGGTCAGTCCTTCAACGACGGCTTCCTGGCCCAGCTGGACCAGAACGAGTGGGTGGTCGACGAGAACAGCTCGATCTCCGCGACGGGCAACTTCGCCAAGATGGCGGACGGTGACTTCATCAGCGTCAACAGCGCGGTCTTCGCCGATCCGGCGAAGGTGTTCCTGCCGGCGGTCAACGGCACCGGGTACGACGGCATGAGCGTGCCGTTGACCGCTTCCACCCCGATCACGCCGGGCGCGCACGCGATCTATCTGTCGATCTTCGACGCCGGTGACGGGGTCCTCGACTCCGCGGCGTTCGTCGACCACCTGCGCACCACCGACCTGAACTGCCAGGCGGGCAGCAACCAGCCGCCGGTCGCGATCGACGACACGGCCAACACGGTCGGCACCGCACCGGTGACGGTCAACGTGCTGGCCAACGACACCGACGGCGAGGGCCAGGCGCTGACGGTCTCCGACCACACCGCCCCGGCGCACGGCACGGTGACCTGCACGGCCACCGACTGCACCTACACCGCCGAGGCCGGCTTCACCGGGACCGACACGTTCACCTACACCGTCAACGACGGCCACGGCGGCGTCGACACGGCCACCGTGACGGTCACCGTCGCCTCAGGCAACGCACCTCCCGACGCCGTGGCCGACACCGCGACCACGCACACCACCGACCCGGTGACGATCAACGTGCTGGCCAACGACACCGACCCCGAGGGCGACGACCTGGTGGTCACCTCGGCGACGCCCACCGCGGCCCACGGCACGGTCTCCTGCACGGCCACGGCCTGCACCTACACCGCGACCGGCAAGTTCACCGGCACGGACTCCTTCACCTATGCGATCAGTGACGGCAACGGGGGCACCGACTCCGCCACGGTCACGGTGACCGTGGAGAACCGGCCCCCGGTGGCGGTGGACGACACCGCCGAGACGGTCGGTACGACGCCGGTCACGGTCGCCGTCCGCGCCAACGACTCCGACCCGGACGGGCACGCGCTGACGGTCACCGACCACACCGCGGCAGCCCACGGCACGGTCTCGTGCACGGCGAGCAGCTGCACCTACACGGCCGAGTCCGGCTTCACCGGCACGGACTCGTTCACCTACACGGTCGGCGACGGCCACGGCGGCAGCGACACCGCGACGGTCACGGTCACCGTCGAGGAGCCCCCGGCGGTCTCCGAGCTCGGCATCTCCATCTCCCGGACGTTGGTGACCTGGCCCGGGCAGGTCACCGTGACCGGCACCGCGAAGAACTCCGCCGGTGACGTGGTCGCCGGTGTGGAGCTCGAGCTGTGGCAGACGGTCGGTGGGGTGTCGACCAAGGTGGACACCGTGACCACGGGCGCGGACGGCACGGCCAGCAGCACGCAGCGGCCCGAGGCGCGCACGTCCTACATGTGGAAGACGGTCAGCCCGGCCCTGGCGTCGGCGGCGAAGACCGTCAAGGTGCGCCCGGCCCTGACCATGCGGGTCTCGGAGACCAAGCTCGCGGTCCACGCACCGCTGGTGGTGGAGGGCGACAGCAGCCCGAGCCGGGTCGGCACGCCGGTGCGGCTGCAGCGGCTCAAGGGCCACCGCTGGATCACCGTGAAGTCGACGACGATCGACGAGGCGACCAACACCCTCGAGCCGACCGGGCACTACCGGTTCCGGCTCAGCTCGACCAAGTCGGGCGCCTTCAAGTTCCGCGTGATGATCCCGGCCGACGCCGGCCGCGAGGCGTCCACCTCAGTGGTGAGGAAGGTGAAGTTCCACAAGGCCAAGGTCACGTCGGTCTCGCGGGGTCGCAACCAGGTGGTGAAGATCAAGAACACCGGCGAGGTGGCGATCAACCTGCGCGGCTGGGAGCTGGTCAACAAGCACGGCACGACGATCGAGCTGTCCAGCAAGAAGGTGACACCCGGGCACACGGCCAAGATCAAGACCCACCGCTCGATCTTCAGCCGGAACGACAAGGTGAAGCTGGTCGACCCGAACGGGTTCGTCGTGCACACCTTCCGGATGTAG
- a CDS encoding septum formation initiator family protein, with translation MADRRPTRGSGPRGTRRPSGPRGARPRAGAVGASAAASRPSSRPAPRRPRERPRLTGRAAILVLVLAVLMVSFASSMRAYLQQQAHISDLESQISETDRQIDHLEREKRRWHDEAYVKDQARARFGYIMPGETGYMVIDENGDPLDSPDQLTDMSDLPEEKPDAWWSTAWDSMEAAGFPNRDKPDQPVDKITPPKSDD, from the coding sequence ATGGCTGATCGTCGACCGACCCGGGGCAGCGGCCCCCGTGGCACCCGGAGGCCCAGCGGCCCCCGGGGCGCCCGGCCGCGTGCCGGGGCGGTCGGCGCCTCCGCTGCCGCATCCCGGCCGTCGAGCCGTCCGGCGCCGCGGCGCCCTCGGGAGCGGCCGCGGCTCACCGGACGGGCGGCGATCCTGGTCCTGGTCCTGGCCGTGCTGATGGTCTCGTTCGCCTCGTCGATGCGCGCCTACCTGCAGCAGCAGGCGCACATCTCCGACCTGGAGTCGCAGATCTCCGAGACCGACCGCCAGATCGACCACCTCGAGCGGGAGAAGCGGCGGTGGCACGACGAGGCCTACGTCAAGGACCAGGCCCGCGCCCGCTTCGGCTACATCATGCCGGGGGAGACCGGCTACATGGTGATCGACGAGAACGGCGACCCCCTCGACTCACCCGACCAGCTGACCGACATGAGCGACCTGCCCGAGGAGAAGCCCGACGCCTGGTGGAGCACCGCCTGGGACTCCATGGAGGCCGCCGGCTTCCCCAACCGTGACAAGCCCGACCAGCCGGTCGACAAGATCACCCCTCCGAAATCTGATGACTGA